The Acidobacteriota bacterium sequence CGTGCGTCGTGACGAGGAGGATCGTGCCCCGCGACTTCAGGCCGCGCAACCGCTCGACGAGCGCGTGGGTCGACTGGTCGTCGAGGCCGGTGAACGGTTCGTCGAGCAGCACCAGCCGCGGGTCGTGGATGAGCGCCCGCTCGAGCGCCAGCCGCTGGCGCATGCCGCGCGAGAACCCCAGCACGAGGTCGTCCCCGCGTTCGGCGAGGCCCGCCCGCTCGAGCGCCACGTCGACCGTTCGCTCGACGTCGGCCACACGATAGAGGCTCGCGAAAAAGCGCAGGTTCTCGCGGGCCGTCAATTCGGGATAGAGGAAGAGGTCGTGACCGAGCGCGCCGAGTCGATCGCGGATGGCCGGGCCCGCCTCGCGCGCCGTCGCCGTCCCGTAGCGGACCTCGCCGCTCGTTGGCGCGACGAGCGTCGCGACAATCGAGAGCAGGGTCGACTTGCCCGCTCCGTTGGGCCCGAGCAGACCCACGATCTCGCCGCCCTCGCACGTGAAGCTCACCCGCGAGAGCGCCCGCCGGCGGCCGAAGTGACGCGACACCTCGTCGACAACGAGGCGGTCGAAGTCGAGGCGGGTCATGAAGGCTGGCTAGCGCGCCGCCGGCACGTTGGCACCGAGCGGTGCCGGCGCCGACGGCCCGGCGTCGCCGCCGACCGTCGGCGGGTGGGCGGCCCCCAGCTCGTCGAGCTCCGCGTAGATTCGCTCGAGCTGCGACATCAGCTCGCGCCGGCGCGCGGCGTAGCGTCGCTGGTCGCCGTGGCCGCCAAGGTGCTGCCGCTCGATCTTCACCAGCTCGCCCATCAGCCGATCGCGACGGGCCGAGAGTGCCTTGACCAGCGCCTCTTCGGGTCGTGTGCCGGCAGCGACAATCGCCCAGACGCCGATCCCCAGCACGCCCAGCGCGATCACGAGGGCCACGTTCTTCGGCCACGATGGCCGGTGCGGCAGCCCCGCCAGGTCGAAGACGACCGTGCTGCCAGCGGCGAGCCCGGGGCCGCCGCCCACGTAGTAGGTCTGCCCCTCCGACTGCATCTCGTTGCGGTTGACGACCTGCGGCGACGAGAACGTCAGGTCGCCGAACCGGCGAACGACGGTCGACATCTGGCTGAGCGCCACGGGCAGCGGCTGTTCGATCCGGACGCGCGGCCCCGAGTACGGCAGGTGATACGCCACGTTGGCGATGGTGCGCCCCGGTGGAAAGGGCCCCGTGATGGTGACGCGCCGGCCTTCCGCCGTCACCGCCGGCGACGACCCCTCGAGCACCGTCGTCCGCACGGCGTCGTCGGGCAAGACGATGACGATCGGCTCGGTCGACACGGCCGTCTCGGCCGGGTTGGCGACCTCGAAGAGGTAGTAGACCTCGAGCGCCTCGTCGACGAGCTCGACGACGAAGCGCGACTGCCCGCCGAAGACGACCGTCCCGGGCTCGACCGGCCCGGTGACGTGCGTGTGGCCATCGGCTGCGACCGTGGGCCCTCCTGCGGCCACAGCGCCGCCCGCGGCCGAGAGCATCACGCGCATGCCGCCCTGGGCCGGCACCTCGAAGTCCCTCGACTCGATCTGCCGCCCGTTGACGAGCGCCATCGCGTGCACCGTCGTCCCGGGCATCAGCCCGGTGAACGTCGCCCGCCCCTCCTCGTCCGTCGTCGCCTGCCACGTCCGCCCGCCGCCGTGCAGCTCGACCCGCACGCCCGCGATCGTGTCGGCGAGGTCGGCGCCGACGACGCGCACCGACACGGTGCCCGCCTCGAGGTCGCCGACCGGCAGCGGCATGCCCGACATCTGCGAGACGTCGGGCATCTGGGCTGCCGCCGTGGCGACACCGAGCGCCAGGAGCATCGCGATTCCGGCCGCGCATCCAGCGCTCGCCCGAGGCCGTCCGTGCCGGCAGCCGCCAGCCGCCAGCCGCCAGCCGATCGTCCTCATGTGTGCCAGCATCATCACCATGTCCCCATCACGCCGTGAGCTTCGTGCCGCAGTGCTTGCAGAAGCGGGCGTCGGCTTCGTTGCCCGTCTCGCACGAGGGGCAGGTCACCGCCGCGACGATCGCGACGTCGGCGGCCGCGACCGAAACTGCCGCTGGCGCGGTCGCTGCCGGGGGCGGGGCATCGACCGCCGGCGCGCCGAGCCGCCTGGCCAGCTCGCGCTCGATCTGCGTGCGGTAGTGCGGCTCGTGCACGTCGAGCTGCTTCATCAGTCCGACCGCCCTGGCCCGCAGCCGGCCCACCATCTCGTCGAAGTCCTGCTGCGCGACCTTGCCCATCGCCTTGTCGAACTCGAGCTCCTTGATCGACCGCATCACGAGCTGCTTCTCGCGCTCGAGCATCACGCGCGCCTTGCCCGCGACGATGGGCTGGTGCGTGTCGCCGTCTTCGGCCGCGAGCGGCCACAGCGTGCGGAACACCATGAATCCCGCCCACCCCGCCGACATGATGGCCAGGCTCACCATCACGAGGTTCGTCGCCGACGTGTCGCCCACCGTGAACACCGCGGCCGTCGCACTGAGCATCGTCAGCACGGCGAAAAGATGCCACGGACGAAAGGTCGAGCTGTCGTTGGTCGTCGTCGCGCTCATCGCATGCGTTCCTACAGGCTGCTGGCTACAGGCTGCTGGCTCCAGGCCAAACCAAGAACCAAGAACCAATGACCCCCACCTTTCACCCTACACCCTCTCCGCCGCCGCCCCCTCCGCCGCCGGCGCCGAGGCGAACGCGTAGGCGCGCTCGGGCAGGAGCGCGATCAGCGTGCCGAGCGCCATGATGCCGAACCCGAGCCAGATCCAGTTCACGAGCGGGTTCACGACCACGTGCAGCGTGGCCGTCTGCTGCTGCAGGTCGTAGGCGGCCATGGTGATGTAGAGGTCGTCCCAGAACGACCGGCGGATGGCGACTTCAGTCGTCGGCTGGTCCTCGTGCTTGCGGAAGAACCATCGCGCCGGGTACATCGTGCCAAGCGACTTGCCCTCGCGCGTCACGGCGACGTGCCCCGTCACCATCTGCTTCTGCCCGTCGTCGCCGAGCTTCACTTCCAGGTGCTCGACGCTGTACACGCCGACGGTGACGACCTGGCCGGGCTTCACGAGCGTCTGCTCTTCGAGCTTGTAGCCTTCGCCGGCGAAGCCCAGGAACATCAGCACGATGCCGAGGTGGACGATGTAGCCGCCGTAGCGTCGGTGCGAGCGGCCCACGAGGCCGATCATCGCCGTCAGCACGTCGCTGCCCGTCGCGCCCTGCCTGACGCGTGCCCCGCGCCAGAACTCCTGCGCAATCGTGGCGAACACGAACGCCGAGAGCGCGAAGCAGAGCCCGGACGACCACACGCGCAGGCCGAGCAGCCAGAGCCCGGCGCCGACGGCGACGCCGAACACCGTGGGCCACAGGAACTGGTCGCGCAGGTTCGACACCGTCGACTTCCGCCACGCGAGCAGCGGCCCGACGCCCGTGAGGAACAGGAGGATGAGCCCGACCGGGATCATCCACTTGTTGAAGAACGGCGGCCCCACCGTGAGCCGGTTCCCCGTCAGCACCTCGGTGATCGTCGGGAACATCGTCGCGAAGAGGACGAAGATCGCCGAGAACAGCAGCACCCAGTTGTTGGCGAGGAAGGCCGCCTCGCGCGACACCCACGAGTCGAGCTCGTGCCGGGCGCGCAGGAGCGGCAGCCGGTAGATGACGTAGCCGAAGCTCACGACGAGGATGAAGATCATGAACACCGTGAAGATCCACGCGAGTTCCTTGTCTTCGCCGAAGGCGTGCACCGACTGCACCACGCCCGACCGCGTCATGAACGTGCCGAAGATCGTCAGGAAGAACGTCATGATGACGAGCGTAACGTTCCACACCTTGAGCATCCCGCGCCGTTCCTGCACGAGCACCGAGTGCAGGAACGCCGTCGCCGTGAACCACGGCAGCAGGCCCGCGTTCTCGACCGGGTCCCAGGCCCAGTAGCCGCCCCACCCGAGCTCCTCGTACGCCCAGATCATCCCGAGCACGAGGCCGAAGGTCAGGAACAGCCAGCTCACCATCGTCCAGCGCCGCACCGCGCGCAGCCACGAGTCGTCGAGGAACCCCGTGATGAGCGCCGCCATGCCGAAGGCGAACGGAATGGTCATCCCCACGAAGCCGATGTAGAGCGCCGGCGGGTGGATGATCATGTAGGGGTTCTGCAGCAGGGGGTTCAGTCCACGCCCGTCGGGCGGCACCTGCGTGAGGTAGGTCGAGAACGGGTTGTTGTGCACCACCATCAGGAAGATGAAGAACATCTCGACGACGGCGATGGTGGCCACCACGTACGGGATCAGCTCGCGATGGCTCTCGCGGTTGTACTTGACCGCGATCGCGCCGAAGACCGCCAGCAGGAACACCCAGAACAGGATCGACCCGTCGAGGCCGCCCCAGTACGCGGTGATCTTGTAGAAGAGCGGCATCGCCGCGTCCGAGTAGCGATCGACGTACACGATCGCGTAGTTCTCGGTGACGAACGCGTGGACGATGACCGCCGAGGCGACCGTCATCAGCGCGGCGACGAGATAGAAGGCGCCGATGCCGCTCTCGACCAGCCGGTTCGACCGGCGGCGGGCTCCCACGACCGACGCTGTCACGGCATACGCCGCGACGACGAACGAGGCGAGCAGGACGAACGTGCCAAGACTCGACATAAGGCTCCAGGGGGCTGCGACGACTGCCTGACCCGGCCCGGCTCGCGGCTCGTCTGCCCGGGACGCCGCGCGGCGGGCACACCCTCCCTACGAGGGGCTCGACTGCCGATTCACGTCTCGACCCCGAACGGGGTCAACCGTGACATGAGATTGCGGATACGGGAACGACGTCAGTAGGCGCGGGGCGACGCACCCACGGCCTGGCCGGGCACGCTCTGCTGCGCTTCATATTTCGACGGGCACTTGGCCATGACCCCATTCGGCTCGACGGTGAAGCCCTCGGCCGAGAGCGTCCCCTTCACCACGACCTCCGACCCGTCCTTGAACGTGTCGGGCACGATGCCGCGGTACGACGCGCTGACGACCTGGCCGTTGTAGTGCATTTGGAAACGATAGTCGAGCGTGTCGGGCCGCCGCATGATCGACCCGTCGACCACGTGCCCGTGAAGCTGCAGCTTCTTCCCGTACCACGGCTCCGGGTCGACCATGACCTCGTCGACGTGCTTGTAATACTCCGTCCCCTCGCTGAGCGTGGTCCAGAGCAGCCCGCCGAAGGCCAGAGCGAGGATGAGACTGGTGATGCCGATCTTCGCCGTCTTATGAGACATAGGGGTCCACTCAATCTGCAAGTCGTGCCGAGACAACCACATCCAGCATAAGCCCGCCACACCGACCGATCAACCGAAACCGGAGCCGCTCTCGTCCGTCGCGCCGGGCTTCGTCCGTCGCGCGGGAGCTTCATCCGTCGCGCCGGGGCTTTCCTGGCCTGAGCGGAGTCGAAGGCAGCCCAGGCGGAGGCCCCCCGGCGGGGGCGTCAGGTCCGAAACCCCAGCCGCTTCAACATCTCGACGACCAGGCTCACCGGCAACCCGACGACGTTGGAGTACGACCCCTCGATCCAGTCGACGAACCGTGAGGCCCGCCCCTGGATGGCGTAGGCGCCGGCCTTGCCCTCGGGCTCCCCCGTCGCCACGTACCACGCGACTTCTTCTTCCGACAGGGGCAAGAAGTGTACCCGCGTCGACGCCACCTCGACGAGCGCGCCTTCCTCGTGGGCCAGCGCCACGCCGGTGAGCACCTCGTGCGTCCTTCCGCTCAACATTTCGAGCATGCGCGCCGCATCAGCCGCATTCTCCGGCTTGCCGAGCATCGCGCCGTCCAGCACGACCGTGGTGTCCGCCCCGAGCACGACCCTGCCGGAATTCCGGCAGATTCCAGCCCGGGACTTGGCCAGAGCGAGCCGCCGCACGTAGTCGTCCGGCCGCTCCCCGGCGAGCGGCGACTCGTCGATGTCGGCCGGGGCGATGTCGAACAAGAGCCCCGCGGCGTCGAGCAGGTGTGCGCGGCGAGGCGACGCGGAAGCGAGAATCAGGCGCACGCCGAGATGATACACTGCGGCCGAATCGGGCCGCGACGCGCCGCTCTCGCCCGCCGCGGCTTCCGCTGGTCCCGACCGTCGCCAGCCGAGTGACGGTTCGGGGTCGGATCTCGTGGCGTCACGCGCGCGTGGCGCGTGCGTCAGTGATCGTCATGCACATCGTCCAGCAGTCGTTGCCCGCCGTCGTCGCCGCCCTGCTGGAGCGGCACCCCATGTCCCCCGGCAAGTTGACGTTGGCGTGGCACATGGCCGTCGGCGCCAGCCTGGCGCGCGCGAGCGAGGTCGCGTTCGACGAAGGTCGTCGCCGGCTGCTCGTCACCGTCGCCGACGGGCACTGGCAACGGGAAATCGAGCGCGCGGCGCCGACGATCTGCGGCCGCCTCGACGGGCTGCTGGGGCCCGGCACCGTCGTCGGGCTCGACGTGCGCGTCGTGCCCGCGTCGCGCTCGCGCACGCGTGGTCGCAGCGCCGGGGCTTTGGCCAATCGCAGCGCCGGCGCTTCAGCCCCGGCGAAAGGGAAATGACGTCATCATGCATCCTTCTCCCATTGCCGCGGCGTCGATTCGCAAGGTCGGGGTCATCGGGGCGGGCGCCATGGGCCACGGCATCGCGCAGGTCTTCGCCCAGGCGGGCTTCGAGGTCGAACTGCACGACGTGTCGGGCGCCGCGCTCGAGCGGGCCCGCCGCGCCATCGAGGCCAGCCTCGGCAAGCTCGTCGACAAGCAGAAGATCACCGCCGAGACCCGCGACGCGGCGCTCGGCCGGATCCTGCTCACACCCACGCTCGGCGAGCTCGCCGACGTCGACTACGTCGTCGAGGCCATCCTCGAGCAGTTCGAGGCGAAGCGGACGCTGTTTGCGTCGCTCGACGTCATGACGCGGGCGGAGGTCATCCTCTCGTCGAACACCTCGTCGATCTCGATCACCGCCATCGGCGCGGCCACCAAGCGGCCCGACAAGGTGCTCGGGATGCACTTCATGAACCCCGTGCCGCTGATGTCGCTCGTCGAGCTGATCCGCGGGCAGGCGACGTCGACCGAGGCCATGGGCGTCGCCACCGACCTCTGCGCGCGGCTCGGCAAGACCGGCGTCGAAGCCGCCGACTATCCGGGTTTCATCTCGAACCGCATCCTGATGCCCATGATCAACGAGGCGATCTATGCGGTGATGGAAGGCGTCGGAACGCCGGAGGCCATCGACACGGTCATGAAGCTCGGCATGAATCACCCGATGGGGCCGCTGACCCTGGCCGACTTCGTCGGGCTCGACGTGTGCCTGGCCATCCTCGAGGTGCTGCACGACGGGCTCGGCGACCCGAAGTACCGGCCGTGCCCGCTGCTGCGACGGATGGTGGTCGCCGGCCATCTCGGGCGAAAGAGCGGGCGGGGGTTCTACACGTACGGATGAGAAAAGGGGACAGTCACCTTTTTCGATTGTCGGGAATCCGACGCCAGGGCCGGGCGCCGCGCGATCCGTGGCGATGCCGTCAGGGGCCGACGTGATCGCAGGACGCGGGCGCAGGAACTGCCACACGTCGACTCCTCATGCGTGGCACAATGTGCCAGCCCGCACGTCGGCCTGCCGGACCCGTCCGACGGAGCGAAAGTCTATGTATCCGCAAAATACTGCAATACAGCATCTTACGATGCATGTGGGCAATACTTTCGCTTGACAGCGTTCCCGGCACGTCTCTAGAATACGTTCGGGCTTCAGAGGGACGCGGCTGCCGTCCGCTCCGGCACCGAACGGGGGTCGGGCCCCGGTAGTCGAGCGTCGAGGAGCCGCACCGCATCGGTTCACCCCGTTCGTTCCCGAGGAGTCTCCCGCATGGCCGCAGACGATCTCCGCGAGCGCACCCGCGCCATTGAAGCCGCCGTTGGGCAAATCGAGAAGCAATTCGGCAAGGGCTCAATCATGCGGCTCGGCCAGAAGGACGGCATCCCCGCCATTCCGAGCATCTCGACTGGCGCCATCTCCATCGACTATGCCCTCGGCGTCGGGGGCGTTCCGCGCGGCCGCGTGGTCGAGATCTACGGTCCCGAGTCGTCCGGCAAGACGACGCTGGCGCTGCAGGTGATTGCGCAGGCGCAGAAGACCGGCGGCATGGCGGCGTTTGTCGACGCCGAGCACGCGCTCGACGCGGCCTACGCGCAGAAGCTCGGTGTCGATCTCGACAACCTGCTCGTCTCGCAGCCGGACAATGGCGAGCAGGCCCTCGAGATCGTCGAGGTGCTCGTCCGCTCGGGCAGCGTCGACGTCGTCGTCGTCGACTCGGTGGCGGCCCTCGTGCCGCGCGCCGAGATCGAGGGCGAGATGGGGGATGCGCAGGTCGGCCTGCAGGCGCGCCTCATGTCGCAGGCGCTGCGCAAGCTCACGGGCGTCGTCTCGAAGTCGAAGACGTGTCTGGTGTTCATCAACCAGCTGCGCGAGAAGATCGGCGTCATGTTCGGCAACCCCGAGACGACGACCGGCGGGCGCGCGCTGAAATTCTATGCATCGGTGCGCATCGATATCCGCCGCATCGCCGCCATCAAGGACGGCGACCAGGTGGTGGGCGGCCGCACGCGCGTGAAGGTCGTCAAGAACAAGGTGGCGCCGCCGTTCCGCGAGGCCGAGTTCGACATCATGTACGGCGAGGGCATCTCGCGCGAAGGCGACCTGCTCGACCTCGCCGTCGACCGCAAGATCGTTGACAAGAGTGGCACGTGGTTCTCGTACAGCGGCGAACGGCTCGGGCAGGGCCGTGAGAACGTGAAGCAGTTCCTGCGCGACAACCCGGCGACGTTTGCCGCCATCGACCAGCGCGTCCGCAAGGAGTTGGGACTGCTGCGCGAGACGGAGGCGGCGCCGGTGTGAGGGGCCAGTCTTCTTTCGTCGACCGAGTGCTACGGAGCGGCGCATTCGCTCCGCGAAGCGGCTTCGCAGGGCGCACGAACCGACCCTTCCGCGACGTGTCGGGGACTCGCGTGGGGGCCCCCATCCCCACGCAAGACAGCGCTCACGGGCCGGTTCGTCATCTGGCGCTCCCGCACCCTGCTCCGAACGCTTCGCTGCGCGAACACGCCGCTCCGTTCATCCGGCCGACGCGTCCGTAGCGCCGGGGTTTCAGCCCCGGCGGAGGCCCGTCGGGGCACACCCGAACGATAGTCCTCATGGATCACCAACTCGCGGCCTGGGTCAACGGCTGGTCGGGACACCCCGTGCTCGACCAGGTCATGCTGTGGGCGAGCTGGCTCAACACGCGCGCGCTCGTCTGGGTGGCGGTGGCCGTCGTTGCGGCGTTTGCCGTGCGCGGCGCGCGCGGCTGGCGGCTCATGGGCGCGTGGCGCGTGCTGCTCGCCGTGATGCTCGCCTCCTTCGTCGCCAACGACCTCGTCAAGCCGCTCGCGGCCCGCGAGCGTCCGTATCAGGTCGACTCGGGCATCTCCGTCATCGGGCCGCCACCGTCCGGGTCGTCGTTTCCCTCGGGCCACGCCGCCACGGCCACGGCCGGCGCGTTCGCCCTCGGCCTGGTGGCGCCAGGCCTGCGATGGGCGGGCTGGGCGTTCGCCCTGCTCGTCCTGCTGTCGCGCCTCTACATCGGGGTGCACTACCCCACCGACATCGTCGCCGGCGCGCTCGTTGGCCTCGCCTGCGCGTGGCTGGCCACGGCGCACACTCCGTGCTATATTTCAGGGTCTGTCGCTTCCGCGCTCCGCGTGCCGAGGTAGCTCAGTTGGTAGAGCATACGACTGAAAATCGTAGTGTCGGCAGTTCGATTCTGCCCCTCGGCACCAACTGCTAATTCACTGACAGCCTAAGACTTCCGGCCTCGACGGCTGGCGCCGCGTCATCGGCCGCTGGCCGCGCTGTGCGAGAGTTTGTGCGAGATTCGCCGAAAGAATCCTCGGCGGCCGTCTCACGTGCGGCCTCGAATCGCCGTGCGGCCTCTTGCAGCGCCGGCACGGTGGCCGCCAGATAGCGGCTCGTCGTCTTGATGTTCGAGTGGCCGAGCCAATCGCGCACGAGGTGCAGGCCGATGGCTGGCGTTTCGAGCAGCCGACTGGCGAATTCCCGTCGCAAGTCGTGCGGATGCACGTTCGCCAGGCCGGCGCGCCGGCACGCGGTGCGCCAGGCTGTCTTGACGCTGGCCACTCGCCGGCCGACTTCATCGCCGAACACGTAGCAGGCCGCCAGCCGCGCCGCACGCACCGGTTCGGCCTCATCCTCGACGAGGTTCGCCAGCGCCGAGTGGCGCATATCGAGCACGGCCGCCAGCCGCGCGGTAATCGGCACGAGCCGCGCCTCGGCTGTCTTGGTATCCTCGGCCGCCAGCCGGATGAGGCCGGCCGCGACGTCTACCGCGCGCCACTGCAGGCCGAGCAGTTCGCCCGGCCGACAACCGGTTTCGAGCAGGCCGATGATGAAGGCCTGCAGATGCGCCGGTGCGACGGCGAGCAGCCGCGCTTCATCCTCGCGCGGCAGCCGGCGCGTGCGGCCGGTTTCCGCCTTCGTGTTCAGGCTGACGACGGCCAGGCCACCGCGCCGAAACGGCGTATCGTCGCGCAGGCCTTCGCGCACGCACCATGCGTGCATATGGCGCCAGCGCGCCAGGATGCGGTTGATGCCGACTTCGCCGGCCTTCACGCCACTTCGCAGACGCGGCACGCGCGCCGCGCGGCGCTGTGCCTTCGCGGCTGTCAACGCGGCGCGTGCGGCCTCGGTGGCCGCCGGTGTGGCCGCTGCGGCGAGCGCGGCCTCGGCCTCGACGATGGCCGCGTCGGCCTTCACGCGCGCGGCGAGCGCGGCCGAGACGGCCTCGGCACGCTGCGCCATCTCGGCCCGGCGCCGCTCGCGCCAGTCCTCGACGTGCAGTTTCGTGATGCCGGCGAGCGGCAGCTCGGCCAGTCGCACGCTGCGGCCGTTCCCGTTCGAGACGCGGCTGTCGCGCAGAATCTCGACGTGGCGCGCCATCCGGTATTCCGCGCCTTTCCGCCTGCCAGGCGCGCGCACGTAGCGCTTGAGGTACTCATCGCAGACGTGGCCGAACGTCATCCGCGCCGATGGCCCGGCGCCGCGCGTGCCGGCCTCTATCTCGGCGATGACGCGGTTGCGGACTTTGACGGCCTCTTTCAGCGTCAGCGGCCGGCCGGGCACGTCGGCCTCTTTCTGCAGGCTGAGCCGATGCTCGCGGCCACCGAACGCGTACCGCAGATGCCACGGATGCGGGCACGTCGCCCAGTCGGGCGGCGGACAGCCGCAGCGTTTGACGAGGTGAGAGAGATCGGGACTTCGAGCCATCGCGGCACCTCACGAGGTGAAGGCCGCAGGCGATAGGCTGCGCCGGCCAGCCGTTCGGCGCTGTCGTGCGCCACGCGGTGCCGGGTAGAATCTGGTAGCTCGTTTCGCAGCCTGTTCCTGCGGCCGAGTCAGCGGCAGCCGTCGCGTTCCCGCGCGGCGACTGCCGCGCCTATTCTACCGCGACTCAACACGAGAACAAAGGGTAAGGAATTCATCGTCACCATCGTCACAGCGTCACAAGTCACACCGGCGCAAGCATTTGCCCGTGACGCTGGCGAAACCGTCTGCGTCACCATCGTCACGGCCGAGCGTCACCTCGTGACGCTGTGACGTTCGTGACGCTGGCTGCGCCTACTTCTCTTTCTGGCCTTCGCGGCGCCGGCCCTACGAGCAGAAGTCATCTGCTCAGCGCCTGTTTCCGGCCAGAATCCGCCTGTTTCCGGCCGGCTGTGCGACGAATCGTGCGAGAACAGGCCGAAGAATCGGCCGCGCCACGGGCGAACCGCGTAAGCCCTACACGGTTCGGGTAGCCGCTACCCGTCCTCGGCGCCGCAGCAGCAGCCAGGCAACTACCCGTCCTCAGCGCCGCAGCAGCAGCCAGGCCGCCAGCTCGGCAACCGCCGTTCCCGCCGCAGCCAGGCCGAGGCCGGCGACGACG is a genomic window containing:
- a CDS encoding ABC transporter ATP-binding protein: MTRLDFDRLVVDEVSRHFGRRRALSRVSFTCEGGEIVGLLGPNGAGKSTLLSIVATLVAPTSGEVRYGTATAREAGPAIRDRLGALGHDLFLYPELTARENLRFFASLYRVADVERTVDVALERAGLAERGDDLVLGFSRGMRQRLALERALIHDPRLVLLDEPFTGLDDQSTHALVERLRGLKSRGTILLVTTHDLDVVDGVLDRAVILRDGRLAAIEVGAGRLRERYRAAAAGAGR
- a CDS encoding heme lyase CcmF/NrfE family subunit codes for the protein MSSLGTFVLLASFVVAAYAVTASVVGARRRSNRLVESGIGAFYLVAALMTVASAVIVHAFVTENYAIVYVDRYSDAAMPLFYKITAYWGGLDGSILFWVFLLAVFGAIAVKYNRESHRELIPYVVATIAVVEMFFIFLMVVHNNPFSTYLTQVPPDGRGLNPLLQNPYMIIHPPALYIGFVGMTIPFAFGMAALITGFLDDSWLRAVRRWTMVSWLFLTFGLVLGMIWAYEELGWGGYWAWDPVENAGLLPWFTATAFLHSVLVQERRGMLKVWNVTLVIMTFFLTIFGTFMTRSGVVQSVHAFGEDKELAWIFTVFMIFILVVSFGYVIYRLPLLRARHELDSWVSREAAFLANNWVLLFSAIFVLFATMFPTITEVLTGNRLTVGPPFFNKWMIPVGLILLFLTGVGPLLAWRKSTVSNLRDQFLWPTVFGVAVGAGLWLLGLRVWSSGLCFALSAFVFATIAQEFWRGARVRQGATGSDVLTAMIGLVGRSHRRYGGYIVHLGIVLMFLGFAGEGYKLEEQTLVKPGQVVTVGVYSVEHLEVKLGDDGQKQMVTGHVAVTREGKSLGTMYPARWFFRKHEDQPTTEVAIRRSFWDDLYITMAAYDLQQQTATLHVVVNPLVNWIWLGFGIMALGTLIALLPERAYAFASAPAAEGAAAERV
- a CDS encoding cytochrome c maturation protein CcmE, which encodes MSHKTAKIGITSLILALAFGGLLWTTLSEGTEYYKHVDEVMVDPEPWYGKKLQLHGHVVDGSIMRRPDTLDYRFQMHYNGQVVSASYRGIVPDTFKDGSEVVVKGTLSAEGFTVEPNGVMAKCPSKYEAQQSVPGQAVGASPRAY
- the maf gene encoding septum formation inhibitor Maf; the encoded protein is MRLILASASPRRAHLLDAAGLLFDIAPADIDESPLAGERPDDYVRRLALAKSRAGICRNSGRVVLGADTTVVLDGAMLGKPENAADAARMLEMLSGRTHEVLTGVALAHEEGALVEVASTRVHFLPLSEEEVAWYVATGEPEGKAGAYAIQGRASRFVDWIEGSYSNVVGLPVSLVVEMLKRLGFRT
- a CDS encoding DUF721 domain-containing protein, whose translation is MPAVVAALLERHPMSPGKLTLAWHMAVGASLARASEVAFDEGRRRLLVTVADGHWQREIERAAPTICGRLDGLLGPGTVVGLDVRVVPASRSRTRGRSAGALANRSAGASAPAKGK
- a CDS encoding 3-hydroxybutyryl-CoA dehydrogenase, producing the protein MHPSPIAAASIRKVGVIGAGAMGHGIAQVFAQAGFEVELHDVSGAALERARRAIEASLGKLVDKQKITAETRDAALGRILLTPTLGELADVDYVVEAILEQFEAKRTLFASLDVMTRAEVILSSNTSSISITAIGAATKRPDKVLGMHFMNPVPLMSLVELIRGQATSTEAMGVATDLCARLGKTGVEAADYPGFISNRILMPMINEAIYAVMEGVGTPEAIDTVMKLGMNHPMGPLTLADFVGLDVCLAILEVLHDGLGDPKYRPCPLLRRMVVAGHLGRKSGRGFYTYG
- the recA gene encoding recombinase RecA gives rise to the protein MAADDLRERTRAIEAAVGQIEKQFGKGSIMRLGQKDGIPAIPSISTGAISIDYALGVGGVPRGRVVEIYGPESSGKTTLALQVIAQAQKTGGMAAFVDAEHALDAAYAQKLGVDLDNLLVSQPDNGEQALEIVEVLVRSGSVDVVVVDSVAALVPRAEIEGEMGDAQVGLQARLMSQALRKLTGVVSKSKTCLVFINQLREKIGVMFGNPETTTGGRALKFYASVRIDIRRIAAIKDGDQVVGGRTRVKVVKNKVAPPFREAEFDIMYGEGISREGDLLDLAVDRKIVDKSGTWFSYSGERLGQGRENVKQFLRDNPATFAAIDQRVRKELGLLRETEAAPV
- a CDS encoding phosphatase PAP2 family protein — its product is MDHQLAAWVNGWSGHPVLDQVMLWASWLNTRALVWVAVAVVAAFAVRGARGWRLMGAWRVLLAVMLASFVANDLVKPLAARERPYQVDSGISVIGPPPSGSSFPSGHAATATAGAFALGLVAPGLRWAGWAFALLVLLSRLYIGVHYPTDIVAGALVGLACAWLATAHTPCYISGSVASALRVPR
- a CDS encoding site-specific integrase — protein: MARSPDLSHLVKRCGCPPPDWATCPHPWHLRYAFGGREHRLSLQKEADVPGRPLTLKEAVKVRNRVIAEIEAGTRGAGPSARMTFGHVCDEYLKRYVRAPGRRKGAEYRMARHVEILRDSRVSNGNGRSVRLAELPLAGITKLHVEDWRERRRAEMAQRAEAVSAALAARVKADAAIVEAEAALAAAATPAATEAARAALTAAKAQRRAARVPRLRSGVKAGEVGINRILARWRHMHAWCVREGLRDDTPFRRGGLAVVSLNTKAETGRTRRLPREDEARLLAVAPAHLQAFIIGLLETGCRPGELLGLQWRAVDVAAGLIRLAAEDTKTAEARLVPITARLAAVLDMRHSALANLVEDEAEPVRAARLAACYVFGDEVGRRVASVKTAWRTACRRAGLANVHPHDLRREFASRLLETPAIGLHLVRDWLGHSNIKTTSRYLAATVPALQEAARRFEAARETAAEDSFGESRTNSRTARPAADDAAPAVEAGSLRLSVN